The Terriglobus roseus sequence CGCATCTATCCTTTCTTCTCTCGCCCAGCAGTGGTCGTAGATCGCGTCGTTGCACGCGCGATGACGCGCGGCGAGACGGTGAGCGAACGTGGTTTATCGTTGGCACCATTTTCAATCGCTTTCAACGCAAGGCGCCCGGCCTTGGTTCCAATCTCTTCTCCCGCCAGGTCGACACTGCTGAGTGCCGGACCAATCGAGCAGACTTGTAGGTTGTTGCCACATCCAATCACCTGGAAGTCTTCGGGCACGCGGAGTCCGCGCCCCAGGGCGGCATCCCGCGCACCTGCGGCAAGAGCGTCCGTATAGGCCATGACTCCGTCTGGCGCCATACGCCCCTGCAGCATTCCGCGAACTGCGCCGAAAGCAGATTCGTATTCGCTTCCGCCATGCCTTGGCTCGATAGCCAGTTCCTGTCGCGGCGCAATGCCGGCATCGCGATGCGCCTCCAGATATCCGCTGAAGCGCTGATCCGCCGCAAATGTTCTTGGACCCCGCAGGTAGGCGATCCGACAGGCGGAGCGCGCGAACAGGTGCTCTGCGGCAGCTTTTCCCACCTCAATCTCGCGAAGCCCCACGGACCAGGCTGGAAGCGTTGCCGGCT is a genomic window containing:
- a CDS encoding LacI family DNA-binding transcriptional regulator, with product MKIRLQDIADDLKLSKMTISRVLRGHVDVSADTKALVLKRMQELNYRPNISARSLRTGQAYLVGLVVRDLRDPHVADVCRGLNRVFRAASYGLVVSSTDDDPEGEEREAELHLSRQVDALFLFGNDGSPDAPEALRNSHVPIVYLGRKPATLPAWSVGLREIEVGKAAAEHLFARSACRIAYLRGPRTFAADQRFSGYLEAHRDAGIAPRQELAIEPRHGGSEYESAFGAVRGMLQGRMAPDGVMAYTDALAAGARDAALGRGLRVPEDFQVIGCGNNLQVCSIGPALSSVDLAGEEIGTKAGRLALKAIENGANDKPRSLTVSPRVIARATTRSTTTAGREKKG